Part of the Tumebacillus sp. BK434 genome is shown below.
AGATCAGCGTGATGATAAACAGCACAACCGCCTGCGCAGATGCCAAACCAAACTCCAGATCGCGGAACGCCGTCTTGTAGATCAGATGCACGATCGTCTCTGTCGCATCGCCGGGCCCGCCGCCCGTCATCAGGATGACCTGGATGAACACTTGAAACGAGCCGATCAGCGACAGCATCATCAGGTACAGCGTGGTCGGTTTGAGCAGCGGCACCGTGATCCGCCACCAGCGCTGGAACGCGTTGGCGCCGTCGATCTTCGCCGACTCATAGAGCGTCTCCGGGATCGAACCCATCGCCGCCAGATACATGATGACCCCCACGCCCGGCGGGATCAGCACGCTCATGATGATCAGCGCCCACAGCGCCGTATCCGACTGGTTCAGCCAGTCTTGGGGCGGAATCCCCAAGAAGTCCAGAAAGTAGTTGAACAGACCAAACCGATAGTTATAGACCCAGCGCCAGACCATCGCGATGATGACCATCGAGGTGACAGTTGGCAGATAGAACGCGCCGCGGAAGAAACTCTGCGACCATTTGCCGAGCGGATAGATCAGCGTCGCGAGTCCGAGGGCCAGAAAAATCGTAACCGGCACCGTAAAGACCGTATATTTTAGCGTATTGAGCAGCGCGACATGGAACGTCGAGCTGGTAAAGGTTGTCATAAAATTTTTAAATCCAACCCATTCGCTTCCCGAGTATCCATACTCCTGAAAGGCGATGAGAAAAGCCCAGAACACGGGGATCAGGATAAACAGAACGAACAGAATTAACTTTGGCAGTAAAAACAGGTAGGCGGCCCGCTGTTTCCACATCTCTTTCAGCAGCCCATTGGAGGCCTTCACATCGATTCCCCCCGATGTTCAGAATTTTAGTGTGAGGGGGACCCCGGCAAGCAGGGTCCCCCTCAGCGTACAGGCGTGTGAGAAATTACTTCAGCAGCCCGTCAACTTTGGATTTTGCTTCTTTCATCGCTGCCTCAGGCGTTTTCTCGCCGTTGAGCACGAGTTGCAGCTGCTGCTGGATCGCTTCGTCGATCTTCTTCCAGTTCTCGTGGCGCGGAACCATCACAGCGTACTCGGTCAGCTTTTGTGCTTGCTGCATTTGTACGTTCTCTGCAAACGGGTCTTGCTCCATCGCCGACAAGCGGGAGGGGAAGGTGCCGTAGCTTTTCGCGGACAGCACTTGGTTCTCGGTGGAGGTCAGCTCTTTCAACAGGTCGGCCAGCACTTTCTTCTTGCCTTCTTCTTCCTGATGGAACATCGTCCAGCCGCCCACGCCGCCGATGGTGACCGGCTTGCCATCCTTGCTCGGGTAGGAAGCGACCATGAAGTTCATCTTCGCGCCTTGCGCAGCGGAGATCGCCCAGGTCGCCCATGGCTCAACAGCAACCGTTTTGCCGTTCGCAAACGCTTTCCAGGTGCCGCCGACATCGCCGGAGCCCATCTCTTTCGGAGCGACTTTCGCGGACGTCTTCAAGTCGGCCAGATCTTTCATCGCCGACAGCGCTTCCGGAGCGTCGAACGTGAACTTCGAAGCGTCGTCGCTGAGCGGACGGCCACCGTTCATGTACAAGAACGGCCAAGCTTCGTAGTAGCCGTTTTTGATGTAGGTCGAGAAGCCGTAGACGTCGGTGGTGCCGTCTCCGTTTTTGTCGTAGGTCAGCTTCTTCATCTTCTCGGTGAACTCATCCCACGTCCAAAGGCCGTCTTTCGGCGGCTCGACGTTGCGCTCTCTGAAGATGTCGAGGTTGAGCAGCAGAGAGTGCACCGTCATCGCCGCCGGCACGCCGTACATCTTGCCGTCTGTGGTGTACGCTTCCAATGCGTTCGGGTAGAAGTCTTTCTTCTCTTCCGCCGTGAAGTAGGCATCGAGCGGCTCGACCGCTTTTTGCTTGATGAACATCGGGTTAACGCCGTTGCCGGAGATGTCGACCGGTGCGATGTCCGGCAGTTTTTTGCCGGCGAGAGATACGCCGAGCTTGTCGTTCAGCTCCGCCCACGGAACCTGCACGATCTCCACGTCTACGCCTTGGTGGCTCTTTTCGAAGTCGGCCGCCACCTTTTCCAGCCAGTGATATTTGTTTTCTTTGTCATCCTTCCAGCGCGGACCGTCCCAGATCGTGATCTTGCCGGTCCAGTTGGCCGTTTCTTCTTTTTTCTCTTCGCTGCTGCAGCCGACCAGTGCGGTACCCAGCAAAGAGACGGCTGTGACGACCGCCACAGTCTTGAACGTTTTCATCTTCAAATTGCCCCCTTAACGAGTCATGAATGATCGATGATTTATGAATATAAAAAGTTGGAAGAACTGGCGGAACGGAACGCTTCCGCCTCTCCTTCCCATTTTTCATACAGCGAGGTGATGTCCTGTCCGCTGTCGATCGCCGCACGCAGTTCGGAAGTGCCGCACAACAGGTCGATAAAATGGCGGCCGCGCACAGGGTCGGTCCAACGAAGATCGTCCGGGTAGAGCTCTTTGATCACTTCCAGCAGATGCACCGCCGTGCGCACCGGCCGGAATTGCTCGCGGTCGGTGACGTGCACCTGAGCCCCGCGGCACACTTCGTCTTTGTACTTGGAGAACGTCGGCACGAACGAAACTTCGCGCAGGCGCACCCCCGGCAGCCCCTTCTCGTGGAAGCGGCCGATCAGCACGGACGGCTCGATCCACGGCGCGCCGAAATACTCAAACGGCCGCGTCGTGCCCCGCCCTTCGGTGACGTTGGTGCCTTCGAAAAGCGTCATGCCCGGATAGACGATCGCCGTCGACAATGACGGCATGTTCGGCGAGGTCGGTACCCAGTCCCGCCCGGTCTGATCGAACCATAGCGAACGCTGCCAGCCCACCATTGGCACGATGATCAGACAGACGGAAAGCTGCGCCTGCTTGGCGATCCACAGCGACAACTCGCCGATCGTCATGCCGTAGCGGATCGGGATCGGGTAGCGTCCGACATAGGAGACATGCTCCGGGGTCAGGACCGGCCCTTCGACCAGGCGGCCCCCGACCGGATTCGGCCGGTCAAGCACAAACACCGGCAAGCCGGCTTCTGCTGCCGCTTCCAGCATGTAGCCGAGCGCAGATATGTAAGTATAGAAGCGCGCTCCGACATCTTGAAAGTCGATCAGGAGCAGGTCGAGTCCGTTCAGCATCTTCGCGGTCGGCTTCTCCCGCGTGCCGTACAGCGAGAAGATCGGCACTTTGTAGCGCGGGTGAATCTCATCGACGATCTGCTCCCCCGCCTGCGCCACGCCGTACAAGCCGTGCTCCGGCGTGAACAGCGCTTTCAGCTGCAGGTCGGGATGTGTCGCCACGAGGTCGATCGACGTGACAAACTGGCTGTCGACGGCGGGCAGGTGGCTGAGCAAGCCGACCTTGGACCCTCGAAACTGATCCAGATATTCTTCAAAAAATCCTTCGATCCCGATGCGTATCATGAACGTGCCTCCTCCCCCCATACGACCTTGCCCAGCACGACCGGGCGCGTTGCCCCGGTCGCCGAGGGGAGATTGTTCGGCCGATGGTGATAACACTCATATCCCAAGACTGCAAAACAGACCGCTTCTTTTGCGTCGCCCGGTATCCCGGTCGCTTCCTGCTGTTGTACCTTCAGCCCGGGCAGCTGCGCCCGAATGCTGTCCATCAATACCGGGTTGTAGGCGCCACCGCCACCGACAAACAGTTCCGCCACCTCATGCTCGGGCAGCACGAACGCTTTCACGGCGTCGGCGAACGTCCGGGCGGTATATTCGGTCGCCGTCCGCACCAGATCCTCCGGCCTCAGTCCGGCTTCCTGCCCCTCCTGCCACCACGCTTCGACGCATTGCGCGCCAAACAGCTCGCGCCCCGTCGATTTTGGCGGCCGGGCTGCAAAATACGGCACTGCCAGCTGTTTGGCGAGAAACGCTTCGTCGACGCTGCCCCTCCCGGCCAGCCGGCCGTCGCGGTCATAGCGCTCCGCACCGCCGGTGATCTTCTGCACCAGTCCGTCGATGATCATGTTGCCGGGGCCGGTGTCAAAGCCGAGCGGACCGGTCGCGCCGCCAGCGGGCAGCAAGGTCAGGTTGGCGATACCGCCGATGTTGGCAGCGATCCGCCCGCGGTCGGGCGAGGTGAACAGCAATTTGTCGACAAACGGCACCAAAGGCGCCCCTTGTCCGCCAGCCGCCATATCGGCGACGCGGAAGTCGGAGATCGTCGTGATCCCCGTCTTTTCGGCGATCACCGACGCTTCGCCGATCTGCAGGGTCGAGGTGATCTCATACCCGGCGACAGGCACCGGCACCGGGCTGTGGTAGATCGTCTGCCCATGCGAAGCGATCAGCGTGACATCTTGCGGCGCGATCCCAGCGCGGCGCAGGGCGAGCAGCGTCGCATCGGCAAACACATGGCCGAGCAAAACGTTCATCGTGCTGAGTTCCGGCACCGTCGCCTGCTCAGGATCGAACAGCCGGAAGATGCGCTTGCGCACTTCATCCGCAAAAGGCACCGTTTCAAAATGCACCACCTGTACCGCCAGCTCCGGAGGCGCGCCTGCGATCTCCACAACCGCGACGTCAATGCCGTCCACCGAGGTGCCGGACATCAGACCGACACAGATCAGATTCTCAAATGCGGTCATCGCCCTTCCCCCCGGCTGTGTGCTCGATGCCCGCGGGCGGCCGCGCCCGGGATGGTCACCGGCAGCCGTCCTTGCAGTTCGCGCTTGCCAAAGACTGCTTCGACGGCGATCTCCAAGGCGGCCGGCGTAAATTCGTACGCCGCGATGTGCGTCGCCACCTCCGGGAACACCGCCAGATCATACGGCGTGCGCATCGAGATCACGACCAGCGGGAGGCCCGATCCGTTCAAGCGGTTGACCAGCTCGGCCTGCCCCGGCGCCAGGTGCGCGTTCATCGTCCCGATGATCACCGCCGCACAGCCTGTCAGTTGGCCCAGCACCTGTTCGATGTCGCTTGCGGTCGGCGGATTGTTCACTTCCAGGCAGCGCGTGTTCCCATGCGCCGCTTCTACCGCCCGTTGCAGCGGGTTGATCAGATAGCGCTCGTCTTCCACCAGCGAGGTCATCGTGTTCGTCAAACAGACCACCGCGATCGTCTGGTCGGTGCTGACAGTGAGCGGGAGCAGCCCCGCCTCGTTTTTCGTCAGCGTCACACGGGCCAGGCGTTCATGCTCCGCTCCCCCGACGAGCGCGTCCGGCTCTGGGTCTTGCTGAGCAAAATACGGTGTGATCTCGTCCCAGCTCAAGTACTTCTGCTTCAGCTTGCGAATGCGACCGTACGCTTCTTCAAGGCGTTCCAGCGGCGTGTCGCCCGCTTCGAGCCCGGCTGCCAGCCGTTCGATCGCGCCGAGCTGCCACTCGCAGGTGTGCGAGATGAACAACAGGTCGATGCCCGCTTGAAAGGCGCGGTACGTGCCTTCCACCGTGCCCGGGCTGTCGGCGATCGCCTTCATCTCCATGCAGTCGGTGGTGATCACGCCTTCGAATCCGAGCTCATCGCGCAGCAGATCGGTAACGACGCGGCGGGACAATGTCGCCGGAAGCGACCGATCTGGCTCGATCTCCGGGAAGCAGACATGCGCGATCATCATCGAATCGACGCCTTCTGCAATCGCTTTCACAAAAGGCACCAGCTCCACCTGTTCCAAGCGTTCACGGCGATGCGGAATCATCGGCAAGGTCAGATGCGAGTCCTTGCTGGTGTCCCCGTGCCCCGGGAAGTGCTTGCCGCAGGTGGCCACGCCAGCCTCCTGAAAGCCGTGGATCGCCGCCGCGGCGCATGCGGCGACAAACTGCGGGTCTTCCCCGTACGAGCGCACCCCGATCACCGGGTTGTGCGGATTGTTGTTCACATCGAGCACCGGCGCCAGGTTGTAATTGATCCCGAGCGCCTTCAATTCGCGCCCGGTCGCTTCTGCCGTCGCCTTGACGAGGCTGGTGTCCCCGGCAGCGCCGAGCGCCATGTTGCCCGGCAGCAGCGTCGTGCCGGCGCCGAGTCGGCGCACGATGCCGTTCTCCTGGTCGATCGAGATCAGGAGCGGCAGTTCATGACCGGCCTCATAGGCGATCTTTTGCAACGCGACCGTCAGGCGGAGCACCTCTTTCGGCTCCGCGATGTTGCGGGCGAACAAGATGACCCCTCCGACATGATGGTCGCGGATCAGCGTGGTGATCTCCGGCGTCGGGTCTGTACCGTGAAACCCGAACATCATCGTCTGCCCGATCTTCTGGCGCAGCGTTCGTTCTTTTGCAGCCACACGTCTCCCTCCTATCCTTCGATGGCCCGGCGGACAAATCCGCCGACCGCTTGCAGGCGCGCTTCCGCCTCCTGCGGTCCAAGCCCTGTTTTCAGCATCACCAGCGCCACTTTGGCCCGGTTGTCCGCCAGTTTCAAAGCGGCGGCTGCCGTGTCCTCGTCCACGTCGGCCGCCATCGTCAAAATCCGGGTCGCGCGGTCGATCAGCTTGATGTTGGTCGGCTTGACGTCGATCATCAGATTCTGATAGACCTTGCCGTTCAGCACCATGCTCGCCGTGCTCAGCATGTTCAGCACCATCTTCTGCGCGGTGCCGGCTTTGAGCCGGGTCGAGCCCATCAGCACCTCGGGGCCGGTCACCACCTCGATCGCCACGTCGGCCAGCTGAGAGATCTCCGCCGGCGCATTGCAGGATAAGGCGATCGTCGCCGCCCCGATCTCACGGGCGTGCGTTAACGCTCCGGCGACATACGGCGTTCGTCCGCTGGCTGCGATCCCGACCACCACGTCAAGCAGGGTCAAGTTCGCCGCCCGCAAGTCCTGCGCACCGGCGTCCGCATCGTCCTCCGCGCCTTCCAAAGCGTTGATCAGCGCGGAGTCACCACCGGCGATCAGGCCTTGCACAAGCGTTGCCTCGGTGCCAAACGTCGGCGGGCATTCGGATGCATCGAGAATGCCGAGCCGGCCGCTCGTGCCGGCTCCGATGTAAAAGAGGCGTCCGCCTTTGGCGAGCGCTTCTGCGATCGCTTTCACCGCCGCCCCGATCTGGGGCAGGGCTTGCTGCACCGCGAGTGCTACCGTCTGGTCTTCGCGATTGATCAGCGTCACGATCTCCAGTGCGCTCAGCCGGTCGAGATTGGCGGACTGCTCGTTGGTCTGTTCGGTGCTTAATTTCGATATTAATTCCATTGACCGGGTCATCCCTTCTCTGCCTTACTTGATTCCGGACAATGTCTGCTCCCAGTGCTCGCCAGGGGCAGTGCCTGTCTGCTTATGCGCCAGCAGGACGGCGCCGACGACGGGTGGCTGCTCGCTGCGCACAACATCGGCCCGTCCCGAGAGCCGGCCTTGGACCATGCCGATCAGGGGACTTCCTTCATGGAACAACCCGCCGGTCAGGACGACCGGCACCCGCTGTTTGACAAACGACATGCGGGTCAGCATCGTCCGGACCAGTTCGCCGAGCTCATCGGCCGCCCTGCTCAGCAAGGTCAGGCTCACCTCGTCGCCTTCCCGGGCTGCTTCAAAAACAAACCGGGTGACCGCCGCGACCTGTTCGCGGGTAAATCCGTTGGAGTAGACCAGCGGGATCAGCGCGGTCGGGTCTTGGAGACCGTAGTACGCGAGGATCTTGCCGGTCAACAAAGTCTGCGGGCCGCGGCCGTCAAAGCTCTTCAAGACGGCCGAGTACGCATCTTTGCCGATGTTGTAGCCGCTGCCTTCATCGCCGATCAGATAGCCCCAGCCGCCGACTCGGCATTTCTCGCCGCGGTCGTTGATACCAAAGGCGATCGAACCGGTGCCGCCGATCAAAACGATCCCTTCCGTCTCTCCGGAGCCGCCGACCAGCGCCGGCAGCGTATCATTTTCCACACCGACAAATGCGCCCGGCCATTGTTCCAAAATCCATTCACGCATCTTTGTTCTCTCTTCCGGCCTGTCAACTCCTGCTAATCCGAAAAAAAGACTGCTCATCCAAGATCCGGAAGGGCATGCGGCGCGAATCTGTGCAAAAAGCTCTCCCAAAACAGCTTGAGCGCGCTCCCAACCGAAATG
Proteins encoded:
- a CDS encoding sugar ABC transporter substrate-binding protein codes for the protein MKTFKTVAVVTAVSLLGTALVGCSSEEKKEETANWTGKITIWDGPRWKDDKENKYHWLEKVAADFEKSHQGVDVEIVQVPWAELNDKLGVSLAGKKLPDIAPVDISGNGVNPMFIKQKAVEPLDAYFTAEEKKDFYPNALEAYTTDGKMYGVPAAMTVHSLLLNLDIFRERNVEPPKDGLWTWDEFTEKMKKLTYDKNGDGTTDVYGFSTYIKNGYYEAWPFLYMNGGRPLSDDASKFTFDAPEALSAMKDLADLKTSAKVAPKEMGSGDVGGTWKAFANGKTVAVEPWATWAISAAQGAKMNFMVASYPSKDGKPVTIGGVGGWTMFHQEEEGKKKVLADLLKELTSTENQVLSAKSYGTFPSRLSAMEQDPFAENVQMQQAQKLTEYAVMVPRHENWKKIDEAIQQQLQLVLNGEKTPEAAMKEAKSKVDGLLK
- a CDS encoding DUF1343 domain-containing protein, encoding MIRIGIEGFFEEYLDQFRGSKVGLLSHLPAVDSQFVTSIDLVATHPDLQLKALFTPEHGLYGVAQAGEQIVDEIHPRYKVPIFSLYGTREKPTAKMLNGLDLLLIDFQDVGARFYTYISALGYMLEAAAEAGLPVFVLDRPNPVGGRLVEGPVLTPEHVSYVGRYPIPIRYGMTIGELSLWIAKQAQLSVCLIIVPMVGWQRSLWFDQTGRDWVPTSPNMPSLSTAIVYPGMTLFEGTNVTEGRGTTRPFEYFGAPWIEPSVLIGRFHEKGLPGVRLREVSFVPTFSKYKDEVCRGAQVHVTDREQFRPVRTAVHLLEVIKELYPDDLRWTDPVRGRHFIDLLCGTSELRAAIDSGQDITSLYEKWEGEAEAFRSASSSNFLYS
- the murQ gene encoding N-acetylmuramic acid 6-phosphate etherase; translated protein: MELISKLSTEQTNEQSANLDRLSALEIVTLINREDQTVALAVQQALPQIGAAVKAIAEALAKGGRLFYIGAGTSGRLGILDASECPPTFGTEATLVQGLIAGGDSALINALEGAEDDADAGAQDLRAANLTLLDVVVGIAASGRTPYVAGALTHAREIGAATIALSCNAPAEISQLADVAIEVVTGPEVLMGSTRLKAGTAQKMVLNMLSTASMVLNGKVYQNLMIDVKPTNIKLIDRATRILTMAADVDEDTAAAALKLADNRAKVALVMLKTGLGPQEAEARLQAVGGFVRRAIEG
- the nagZ gene encoding beta-N-acetylhexosaminidase, which encodes MAAKERTLRQKIGQTMMFGFHGTDPTPEITTLIRDHHVGGVILFARNIAEPKEVLRLTVALQKIAYEAGHELPLLISIDQENGIVRRLGAGTTLLPGNMALGAAGDTSLVKATAEATGRELKALGINYNLAPVLDVNNNPHNPVIGVRSYGEDPQFVAACAAAAIHGFQEAGVATCGKHFPGHGDTSKDSHLTLPMIPHRRERLEQVELVPFVKAIAEGVDSMMIAHVCFPEIEPDRSLPATLSRRVVTDLLRDELGFEGVITTDCMEMKAIADSPGTVEGTYRAFQAGIDLLFISHTCEWQLGAIERLAAGLEAGDTPLERLEEAYGRIRKLKQKYLSWDEITPYFAQQDPEPDALVGGAEHERLARVTLTKNEAGLLPLTVSTDQTIAVVCLTNTMTSLVEDERYLINPLQRAVEAAHGNTRCLEVNNPPTASDIEQVLGQLTGCAAVIIGTMNAHLAPGQAELVNRLNGSGLPLVVISMRTPYDLAVFPEVATHIAAYEFTPAALEIAVEAVFGKRELQGRLPVTIPGAAARGHRAHSRGEGR
- a CDS encoding BadF/BadG/BcrA/BcrD ATPase family protein, producing the protein MNARKAFVGVDGGGTKTRAVVVAETGELIADIVTEGSNVNHFGWERAQAVLGELFAQIRAACPSGSWMSSLFFGLAGVDRPEERTKMREWILEQWPGAFVGVENDTLPALVGGSGETEGIVLIGGTGSIAFGINDRGEKCRVGGWGYLIGDEGSGYNIGKDAYSAVLKSFDGRGPQTLLTGKILAYYGLQDPTALIPLVYSNGFTREQVAAVTRFVFEAAREGDEVSLTLLSRAADELGELVRTMLTRMSFVKQRVPVVLTGGLFHEGSPLIGMVQGRLSGRADVVRSEQPPVVGAVLLAHKQTGTAPGEHWEQTLSGIK
- a CDS encoding anhydro-N-acetylmuramic acid kinase, with amino-acid sequence MTAFENLICVGLMSGTSVDGIDVAVVEIAGAPPELAVQVVHFETVPFADEVRKRIFRLFDPEQATVPELSTMNVLLGHVFADATLLALRRAGIAPQDVTLIASHGQTIYHSPVPVPVAGYEITSTLQIGEASVIAEKTGITTISDFRVADMAAGGQGAPLVPFVDKLLFTSPDRGRIAANIGGIANLTLLPAGGATGPLGFDTGPGNMIIDGLVQKITGGAERYDRDGRLAGRGSVDEAFLAKQLAVPYFAARPPKSTGRELFGAQCVEAWWQEGQEAGLRPEDLVRTATEYTARTFADAVKAFVLPEHEVAELFVGGGGAYNPVLMDSIRAQLPGLKVQQQEATGIPGDAKEAVCFAVLGYECYHHRPNNLPSATGATRPVVLGKVVWGEEARS
- a CDS encoding sugar ABC transporter permease codes for the protein MKASNGLLKEMWKQRAAYLFLLPKLILFVLFILIPVFWAFLIAFQEYGYSGSEWVGFKNFMTTFTSSTFHVALLNTLKYTVFTVPVTIFLALGLATLIYPLGKWSQSFFRGAFYLPTVTSMVIIAMVWRWVYNYRFGLFNYFLDFLGIPPQDWLNQSDTALWALIIMSVLIPPGVGVIMYLAAMGSIPETLYESAKIDGANAFQRWWRITVPLLKPTTLYLMMLSLIGSFQVFIQVILMTGGGPGDATETIVHLIYKTAFRDLEFGLASAQAVVLFIITLIFGVVQYRIMYRKGEE